A stretch of Paenibacillus mucilaginosus 3016 DNA encodes these proteins:
- the glnA gene encoding type I glutamate--ammonia ligase gives MSDKNYTKEDILRIAKEQNVRFIRLQFTDLLGTIKNVEIPVSQLEKALDNKMMFDGSSIEGYVRIEESDMYLYPDLSTWVVFPWVTTDRVARLICDIYLPDGRPFPGDPRGILKAALKEAEEMGYTSMNVGPEPEFFLFKTDEKGNPTMELNDQGGYFDLAPTDLGENCRREIVLTLEEMGFEIEASHHEVAPGQHEIDFKYADAIKAADQIQTFKLVVKTVARQHGLHATFMPKPLFGVNGSGMHCHQSLFRGNENAFYDESDKLGLSTVARQYMAGILKHARSFAAITNPTVNSYKRLVPGYEAPCYVAWSASNRSPMIRIPASRGLSTRVEVRNPDPAANPYLALAVMLKAGLDGIKHKMQLPPPTDRNIYVMTEDEREEQGIPSLPLNLKQALDEMLRDDVICDALGDHALAHFYELKEIEWDIYRTQVHAWEREQYLTLY, from the coding sequence GTGTCGGACAAGAACTATACCAAAGAAGACATTCTGCGCATCGCGAAGGAACAGAACGTCCGCTTCATCCGGCTTCAGTTCACGGATCTGCTCGGTACCATCAAGAACGTGGAGATTCCCGTAAGCCAGCTGGAGAAAGCACTCGACAACAAGATGATGTTTGACGGCTCGTCCATCGAGGGTTATGTGCGGATTGAAGAATCCGATATGTACTTATATCCCGATCTTAGTACTTGGGTGGTGTTCCCTTGGGTTACGACGGACCGTGTGGCCCGGTTGATCTGCGATATCTATCTGCCGGACGGCCGTCCGTTCCCGGGCGACCCGCGCGGCATTCTGAAAGCGGCGCTGAAGGAAGCCGAAGAGATGGGCTATACGTCCATGAACGTAGGTCCGGAGCCGGAGTTCTTCCTCTTCAAGACCGACGAGAAGGGCAATCCGACGATGGAGCTGAACGACCAGGGCGGCTACTTCGACCTTGCGCCAACGGACCTCGGCGAGAACTGCCGCCGCGAGATCGTGCTCACGCTTGAGGAGATGGGCTTCGAGATCGAAGCGTCCCACCACGAAGTGGCTCCCGGCCAGCATGAGATCGACTTCAAATATGCCGATGCGATTAAAGCGGCCGACCAGATCCAGACCTTCAAGCTTGTGGTCAAGACGGTGGCCCGCCAGCACGGGCTGCATGCAACCTTCATGCCGAAGCCGCTGTTCGGCGTGAACGGCTCCGGGATGCACTGCCACCAGTCGCTGTTCCGCGGCAACGAGAACGCGTTCTACGACGAGAGCGACAAGCTCGGCCTGAGCACGGTGGCCCGCCAATACATGGCCGGAATCCTGAAGCATGCCCGTTCTTTCGCGGCAATCACGAATCCGACCGTAAACTCGTACAAGCGTCTGGTGCCTGGTTACGAAGCTCCTTGTTATGTGGCCTGGTCGGCGAGCAACCGCTCCCCGATGATCCGTATCCCGGCTTCCCGCGGCCTCAGCACGCGTGTGGAAGTACGCAACCCGGATCCGGCTGCGAACCCGTACCTTGCGCTGGCGGTCATGCTCAAAGCGGGCCTCGACGGCATCAAGCACAAGATGCAGCTGCCGCCTCCGACGGACCGCAACATCTATGTAATGACCGAAGACGAGCGCGAAGAGCAGGGCATTCCAAGCCTGCCGCTGAACCTGAAGCAGGCGCTTGATGAGATGCTTCGCGACGATGTGATCTGCGATGCGCTTGGCGATCACGCACTGGCCCACTTCTACGAGCTCAAAGAGATCGAGTGGGACATCTACCGCACCCAGGTTCACGCTTGGGAGCGCGAGCAGTACCTGACGCTGTACTAA
- the lexA gene encoding transcriptional repressor LexA has protein sequence MSKISSRQQAILEFIKNEVKDKGYPPSVREIGEAVGLASSSTVHGHLERLEKKGLIRRDPTKPRAIEILDGSMGDGAYAVSVAHVPLIGRVTAGVPITATENIEDYFPLPSHYVGDNNVFMLSVIGESMIEAGIHNGDYVIVRQQQTATNGEIVVAMTEDDEATVKTFYKERDHIRLQPENPTMEPLRLKNVTILGKVIGVFRNIH, from the coding sequence ATGAGCAAGATCTCCTCCCGGCAGCAGGCAATATTGGAGTTTATTAAGAACGAAGTGAAAGATAAGGGCTATCCCCCGTCCGTCAGGGAGATCGGGGAAGCGGTCGGTCTCGCCTCCAGCTCTACCGTACACGGCCATCTGGAACGGCTGGAGAAGAAGGGGCTGATCCGGCGCGACCCGACCAAGCCGCGCGCCATTGAGATTCTCGACGGCTCCATGGGGGACGGCGCCTATGCCGTATCGGTCGCCCACGTGCCTCTGATCGGCCGGGTTACCGCCGGCGTGCCGATCACGGCGACGGAGAACATTGAAGATTACTTCCCTCTCCCAAGCCATTATGTCGGCGACAACAATGTGTTCATGCTTAGCGTTATCGGCGAGAGTATGATCGAAGCCGGGATCCATAACGGCGACTACGTCATCGTCCGGCAGCAGCAGACCGCAACGAACGGCGAGATCGTGGTAGCCATGACCGAGGATGACGAAGCTACGGTGAAGACGTTCTACAAGGAGCGCGACCACATCCGCCTCCAGCCCGAGAATCCGACTATGGAGCCTCTCCGGCTGAAGAACGTAACGATTCTCGGCAAAGTTATCGGCGTATTCCGCAACATTCACTAA
- a CDS encoding DUF896 domain-containing protein encodes MDERNELRRKYIDSFKSNLRTQLENIKFVDEEEGEGKN; translated from the coding sequence ATGGACGAACGCAACGAGCTTCGCCGCAAGTATATCGACTCTTTCAAATCCAACCTGCGCACACAGCTTGAGAACATCAAGTTTGTCGACGAAGAAGAAGGCGAAGGGAAGAACTGA
- a CDS encoding aldo/keto reductase: MEYRVLGRSGILVSELCLGTMTFGNTTNEQDSIEMIHRFLDRGGNFIDTADVYVGGKSEEIVGRAIREKRSDVILATKVRFPTSQDINHVGLSRKHILDGVEASLRRLNTDYIDLYQLHVWDHVTPIEETLRTLDDLVSAGKVRYIGCSNFLAYQLMKSLSVSDFNRYARFISIQPQYSLVCRMMDREMIPLCLEENVGIIPWAPLGGGFLTGRYVRGEEPTEGRLSAKAGESRWELRNTEKNFRILDEVKAIARETEKSPAQVALNWLIRKPGITSPIFGASTLEQFEDNMGALGWKLSSEQWTRLDQISALDEEYPQRFIEKFRRKSTDER; this comes from the coding sequence ATGGAATATCGTGTGCTTGGCCGGAGCGGCATTCTGGTTTCCGAACTTTGTCTCGGAACCATGACGTTCGGCAATACGACGAACGAGCAGGATTCGATAGAGATGATCCACCGGTTCCTGGACCGTGGAGGCAACTTCATTGATACGGCTGACGTTTATGTAGGCGGGAAGTCCGAAGAGATTGTCGGCCGGGCGATCCGCGAGAAACGCAGCGATGTGATTCTGGCGACCAAGGTTCGCTTTCCGACCAGTCAGGATATTAACCATGTAGGCCTATCGCGCAAGCATATTCTCGATGGGGTGGAGGCGAGTCTCCGCCGGCTGAATACCGATTATATCGATCTGTACCAGCTTCACGTATGGGATCATGTTACGCCGATCGAAGAGACGCTGCGCACCCTTGACGACCTGGTGTCCGCAGGCAAGGTGCGGTACATCGGCTGCTCCAACTTCCTTGCTTATCAGCTGATGAAATCCCTGTCGGTCAGCGACTTCAACCGGTATGCGCGGTTTATCTCCATCCAGCCGCAGTACAGTCTGGTTTGCAGGATGATGGATCGAGAGATGATTCCGCTCTGCCTGGAAGAGAACGTCGGAATCATTCCGTGGGCGCCGCTTGGCGGTGGATTCCTGACCGGACGGTATGTCCGCGGTGAAGAACCAACGGAAGGCCGGCTGTCGGCCAAGGCGGGGGAGAGCCGCTGGGAGCTTCGCAATACGGAGAAGAACTTCCGCATCCTTGATGAGGTTAAAGCCATTGCCAGGGAAACGGAAAAGTCACCTGCTCAGGTTGCCTTGAACTGGCTGATCCGTAAGCCGGGCATTACATCGCCGATTTTCGGAGCCAGTACACTCGAACAATTTGAAGACAACATGGGAGCGCTTGGCTGGAAGCTGTCTTCAGAGCAGTGGACAAGGCTGGACCAGATCAGCGCACTTGATGAAGAATATCCGCAGCGCTTTATCGAGAAGTTTCGCCGGAAGAGTACAGATGAGAGATAA
- a CDS encoding LysM peptidoglycan-binding domain-containing protein: protein MSGQDVHAAGTAPEEHEFVYVHQGDTLWEIASEYAPDEDIRDYIDEIKKLNGLKSSALQTGQKLLLP from the coding sequence GTGTCCGGTCAGGATGTGCACGCAGCCGGCACCGCTCCGGAAGAGCACGAATTTGTATATGTGCACCAGGGGGATACACTTTGGGAGATCGCTTCGGAATATGCACCGGATGAGGACATCCGCGATTACATAGATGAGATCAAGAAGCTCAACGGATTGAAGTCTTCCGCCCTACAGACAGGACAGAAGCTGCTCCTTCCCTAA